One Enterococcus silesiacus genomic window carries:
- a CDS encoding methyltransferase, with protein sequence MEWDAKKYNTTHDFVFKYGAGLLELLPKESKKVLDIGCGTGALTSQMAELGHEVTGIDQSVNMINQAKESYPDLIFLQEDILNPSAQIGLYDVAFSNAVFHWIPDQELLLKNISEHLNMKGQLICEFGAVGNVQMIREAFGRELNTLGVPFEEPFCFTSVEDYRILLEKNHFEVVEILEYERPTPLKGGKSGLNEWMEQFYAAELEELSGEQKDKVLENMERDLKSKLWNEDHWEADYRRLRIKAVKG encoded by the coding sequence ATGGAATGGGATGCAAAAAAATACAATACGACACATGATTTTGTTTTTAAATATGGTGCTGGCTTGTTGGAATTATTGCCGAAAGAATCGAAAAAAGTGTTGGATATCGGCTGTGGGACGGGAGCATTAACGAGTCAAATGGCGGAACTTGGGCATGAAGTGACGGGAATTGATCAGTCGGTAAATATGATCAATCAAGCAAAAGAAAGTTATCCTGATTTGATTTTTTTACAGGAGGATATTTTAAATCCCTCGGCTCAAATTGGACTGTATGATGTCGCTTTTTCAAATGCTGTTTTTCATTGGATTCCTGATCAAGAGTTGTTATTGAAAAATATCAGTGAACATCTAAACATGAAAGGGCAGTTGATTTGTGAGTTTGGTGCAGTTGGAAATGTTCAGATGATTAGAGAAGCTTTTGGGCGTGAGTTAAATACATTAGGTGTACCTTTTGAGGAGCCGTTTTGCTTTACGTCTGTTGAGGATTATCGGATTTTGCTAGAAAAGAATCATTTTGAGGTTGTGGAGATTTTAGAATATGAACGGCCGACTCCGCTTAAAGGTGGGAAATCTGGTTTGAACGAGTGGATGGAACAATTTTATGCTGCTGAGTTGGAGGAATTGTCTGGAGAGCAGAAAGACAAGGTTCTTGAGAATATGGAGCGAGATTTGAAGTCAAAATTGTGGAACGAGGATCATTGGGAAGCAGATTATCGAAGATTGAGGATAAAGGCAGTGAAAGGATAG
- a CDS encoding isopropylmalate isomerase (dehydratase component, catalyzes the isomerization between 2-isopropylmalate and 3-isopropylmalate): MGKTLFDKLWEQHVVSGVAGEPQLLYVNLHLIHEVTSPQAFEGLREAGRKVRRPDRTFGTMDHNVPTQDIFNITDLVAKKQIEALQKNCEEFGVTLCDNGSDRQGIVHMVGPETGLTQPGKIIVCGDSHTATHGAFGALAFGIGTSEVEHVFATQCIWQNKPKSMGVKITGKLAKGVYAKDIILALIAKYGVDFGVGHAVEFYGETIENLTMEERMTICNMAIEGGAKMGMMAPDEKTFEYVRGREYAPEDMDAAIADWKKLPSDPDATYDVDLELNADELVPFITWGTNPEMGIPITGTFPEIKDMNDERAYNYMDLKPGQRPSDIEIGYVFIGSCTNGRLSDLEEAARIVKGKKVKEGITAIVVPGSRPVRKAAEKIGLDKIFTEAGFEWREPGCSMCLGMNPDQVPAGVHCASTSNRNFEGRQGKGARTHLCSPAMAATAAIEGTFKDIREELGA, from the coding sequence ATGGGAAAAACACTATTTGATAAACTTTGGGAACAACATGTGGTATCAGGCGTTGCTGGCGAACCACAACTATTATACGTCAATCTTCATCTGATCCATGAAGTCACCTCGCCACAAGCTTTTGAAGGTCTAAGAGAAGCAGGCCGAAAAGTTCGCCGACCAGATAGAACCTTTGGGACAATGGATCATAACGTTCCCACACAAGATATCTTTAACATCACAGACTTGGTGGCAAAAAAACAAATCGAAGCCTTACAGAAAAACTGTGAAGAATTCGGCGTAACGTTATGCGATAATGGCAGTGATAGACAAGGAATTGTCCATATGGTGGGTCCTGAAACTGGCTTAACCCAACCTGGAAAAATCATCGTTTGTGGAGATTCACATACAGCAACTCACGGCGCATTCGGAGCCTTGGCATTCGGTATTGGAACCAGTGAAGTGGAACATGTTTTTGCCACACAATGCATTTGGCAAAATAAGCCAAAATCAATGGGTGTTAAAATTACTGGAAAACTAGCCAAAGGCGTGTATGCCAAAGATATTATTTTAGCCTTGATCGCAAAATATGGGGTTGATTTTGGTGTCGGACATGCGGTTGAATTTTACGGAGAAACGATTGAAAATCTAACGATGGAAGAACGCATGACCATCTGTAACATGGCCATCGAAGGCGGCGCGAAAATGGGGATGATGGCGCCAGATGAAAAAACCTTTGAATATGTGCGTGGCAGAGAATATGCACCAGAAGATATGGATGCGGCAATCGCTGATTGGAAAAAACTACCAAGCGATCCAGACGCAACCTATGATGTGGATCTAGAATTGAACGCGGATGAATTGGTTCCCTTCATTACATGGGGCACGAATCCAGAAATGGGCATCCCGATCACGGGAACTTTCCCAGAAATCAAAGATATGAACGATGAACGTGCGTATAACTACATGGATCTAAAACCAGGTCAACGTCCATCAGATATCGAAATCGGCTATGTCTTTATCGGTTCATGTACCAACGGTCGACTATCTGATTTGGAAGAAGCGGCTCGCATCGTAAAAGGCAAAAAAGTCAAAGAAGGCATTACGGCAATCGTCGTACCTGGCTCAAGACCAGTAAGAAAAGCAGCAGAGAAAATCGGTTTGGATAAAATCTTCACCGAAGCAGGCTTTGAATGGCGAGAACCAGGTTGCTCGATGTGTCTAGGCATGAATCCAGACCAAGTACCAGCAGGCGTTCACTGTGCTTCAACCTCTAACCGAAACTTTGAAGGACGCCAAGGCAAAGGGGCAAGAACTCATCTTTGCAGCCCAGCGATGGCGGCAACAGCCGCAATCGAAGGAACATTTAAAGACATTAGAGAGGAGCTTGGTGCATAA
- the leuD gene encoding isopropylmalate isomerase (catalyzes the isomerization between 2-isopropylmalate and 3-isopropylmalate in leucine biosynthesis; forms a heterodimer of LeuC/D): MEAFTQHTGTTVPLMNDNIDTDQIIPKSFLKRIEKTGFGEFLFDEWRYLPDRTPNPEFTLNEPQYKEATILISGDNFGSGSSREHAAWALDDYGFRAVIAGSFSDIFYMNATKNGLLPIVLKHDELDALAGLEADETITIDLPAQQVITPNGTYSFEIDGTWKHKLVNGLDDIAISLTHDAEIAAYEAKIPAYWQ, translated from the coding sequence ATGGAGGCATTTACACAACATACAGGAACCACGGTTCCACTAATGAATGACAATATCGATACGGATCAAATCATTCCAAAATCATTTCTAAAACGAATCGAAAAAACAGGTTTTGGCGAATTTTTATTTGATGAATGGCGCTACTTGCCAGACCGTACACCAAACCCAGAATTTACCTTGAATGAACCACAATACAAAGAGGCGACAATTTTGATTTCTGGTGATAACTTTGGTTCAGGCTCATCAAGAGAGCATGCGGCTTGGGCGTTGGATGATTATGGGTTTAGAGCGGTTATTGCAGGAAGTTTTAGTGATATTTTTTACATGAATGCCACGAAAAATGGCTTACTACCGATCGTGTTGAAACATGATGAGTTGGATGCCTTGGCAGGTCTTGAAGCGGATGAAACGATCACGATCGATTTGCCTGCCCAACAAGTGATCACGCCAAATGGGACATATTCTTTTGAGATCGACGGAACATGGAAGCATAAGTTGGTCAATGGATTGGATGATATTGCTATCAGTTTGACGCATGATGCTGAAATTGCGGCTTATGAAGCGAAGATTCCGGCGTATTGGCAATAG